A single Vicinamibacteria bacterium DNA region contains:
- a CDS encoding NAD-dependent epimerase/dehydratase family protein: MSDRIAVTGASGFIGRHLTLRASALDFDVVGLVRSEAAERIVRQAGGRPVRPSGPEPEGWARALEGARAVVHLAQIGAERGGATYEAVNIGLTQKLIAAARQAGVPRIVYFSGLGVAHYGLVRRCTNPYFLSKLAAEVELYRSDREVVVFRPSYIVGPGDGFVAARLREMAEGLVEQPGDGAYRLQPIAVDDAVALVLAAARRPLGRRPTVLDLVGPEPVSYAELRERLARLARAAGRPADYRVREIPIPEVDRMASAGGYRGLSSDEVDCLLCDEVSDPAPLTAFLGRPLAPLDDALLAALGAG, translated from the coding sequence ATGAGCGACCGCATCGCCGTCACGGGCGCGAGCGGGTTCATCGGACGTCACCTCACCCTTCGCGCGAGCGCCCTCGACTTTGACGTGGTGGGCCTCGTTCGCTCGGAGGCGGCCGAGCGCATCGTGCGCCAGGCGGGGGGGCGGCCGGTACGGCCGAGCGGGCCCGAGCCGGAGGGATGGGCGCGTGCGCTGGAGGGCGCGCGCGCGGTCGTGCACCTCGCGCAGATCGGGGCGGAGCGCGGGGGGGCGACCTACGAGGCGGTGAACATCGGGCTGACCCAGAAGCTCATCGCCGCCGCCCGGCAGGCGGGGGTGCCCCGGATCGTCTACTTCTCCGGCCTCGGCGTCGCCCACTACGGTCTCGTCCGGCGCTGCACCAACCCCTACTTCTTGTCCAAGCTGGCGGCGGAGGTGGAGCTCTACCGCTCCGACCGCGAGGTGGTGGTGTTCCGCCCCTCCTACATCGTGGGCCCCGGGGACGGCTTCGTCGCCGCCCGCCTCAGGGAGATGGCGGAGGGTCTGGTGGAGCAGCCGGGGGACGGGGCCTACCGCCTGCAGCCGATCGCGGTAGACGACGCCGTCGCCCTGGTGCTGGCGGCCGCTCGTCGTCCCCTCGGCCGCCGTCCCACCGTTCTCGACCTCGTGGGCCCCGAGCCCGTGAGCTACGCCGAGCTCCGGGAGCGGCTGGCCCGCCTGGCGCGGGCGGCGGGCCGGCCCGCGGACTACCGGGTGCGCGAGATCCCCATCCCGGAGGTGGATCGCATGGCCTCCGCGGGGGGCTACCGGGGCCTCTCGTCCGACGAGGTGGATTGTCTCCTCTGCGACGAGGTCTCC
- a CDS encoding ferritin-like domain-containing protein has product MTGPEFVEEINATLWQILSVRDAALSGIAASVGRADMPQLLRGALRNEMEASEMAARWMPSTGEIEAKLAFARQAGDEARHYGLIADRLAEMGVDLSGFSPLAGGPSRLYQYFETLESTVERIAATQFTREAIGYKSNELFITYCEAAGDPNTARLYREKIQPDEKYHHDWGKELLGRLATGEAERAAARKAVLSTLDLAEELRSLAAGRLLVETLPGC; this is encoded by the coding sequence ATGACGGGACCCGAGTTCGTCGAGGAGATAAACGCGACCCTGTGGCAGATCCTGTCCGTCCGCGACGCCGCGCTCTCGGGGATCGCGGCGTCCGTGGGCCGTGCGGACATGCCCCAGCTCCTGCGTGGTGCCCTCCGCAACGAGATGGAGGCCTCGGAGATGGCGGCCCGCTGGATGCCCTCAACGGGCGAAATCGAGGCCAAGCTGGCTTTCGCCCGCCAGGCGGGCGACGAGGCCCGACACTACGGCCTCATCGCCGACCGGCTGGCCGAGATGGGAGTGGACCTCTCGGGCTTCTCGCCTCTGGCAGGCGGCCCGAGCCGGCTCTACCAATACTTCGAGACCCTGGAGTCGACTGTCGAGCGCATCGCGGCCACGCAGTTCACCCGGGAGGCGATCGGTTACAAGTCCAACGAGCTCTTCATCACCTACTGCGAAGCCGCGGGCGACCCCAACACCGCCCGGTTGTACCGGGAGAAGATCCAGCCCGACGAGAAGTACCACCACGACTGGGGCAAGGAGCTGCTGGGCCGCCTGGCCACGGGAGAGGCCGAGCGGGCCGCCGCCCGGAAGGCCGTGCTGAGCACCCTGGACCTGGCGGAGGAGCTCAGGAGCCTGGCCGCGGGGCGCCTCCTCGTGGAAACCCTGCCCGGGTGCTGA
- a CDS encoding protein kinase — protein MELEPIGKYKVLGKIGQGSMGVVYKALDPVLNRFVAIKTISAKLAVDSEARKRFLREAQSAARLNHPNIVTVYDFGEEHSRIYMAMELLEGKELKQIIGAASLTELSDKLKIMSQICDGLAFAHEKDVIHRDLKPANIHILPSGDVKIMDFGLARFGTSELTATGTTLGTPNYMSPEQVRGHKADARSDIFSLGAVFYELLTQHKAFDAESLHSVLFQVAESDPLPVRHWTPDTPEILVRLLERALAKDPALRFRHAGEMREALRIADKVIAGELDEEEGLSALEPVEADETIVDPSLGTLVNAPAMARPGEAAPPDRSGRGPASLRPRTLGGARSVRTVARPPGRPGPRSQRPIPAPPARSPLPVYLLGGALILLLGAGLLFQWTRSQAPLATPTPAPEISKQKEQVDALTEALVTSQLELAQESLKDKNFEGAVARAEGALKFDPQNLEAKKIVDRAQTTLKELDGAAAEARTAFQAGDTDKASQALSKVLAINPNHPVAAEMAARLNRYFKVQAEDARKSMSESRTAADRARAGGQPAFAEGVAAVREGEKLLAKGEFAVATRKYLDARDAFERAGHAAVIARNVPPPPPPPPAHAGTPPQTVPTTLVASVPTLPPATLAGPGAGAHPPVPSSQPAPPPEEPAIRRVLDDFERAVTAKDVTLLKAVKPNLSPEDEKRFREIFKLIKSYQVSVTIAGIQIDGAQAKVRLARRDTIDGKAVNSQPTFVLIKGPGGWTIRDFAQ, from the coding sequence GTGGAACTCGAGCCGATCGGCAAATACAAGGTCCTGGGCAAGATCGGGCAGGGGTCCATGGGCGTGGTCTACAAGGCCCTCGACCCCGTCCTCAACCGCTTCGTTGCCATAAAGACGATCTCGGCCAAGCTCGCGGTGGACAGCGAGGCGCGCAAGCGCTTCCTCCGCGAGGCCCAGTCGGCGGCGCGGTTGAATCACCCCAACATCGTCACCGTCTACGACTTCGGCGAAGAACACAGCCGGATCTACATGGCCATGGAGCTCCTCGAGGGCAAGGAGCTCAAGCAGATCATCGGCGCGGCCTCCCTGACCGAGCTCTCTGACAAGCTCAAGATCATGAGCCAGATCTGTGACGGCCTGGCCTTCGCCCACGAGAAAGACGTCATCCACCGCGACCTGAAGCCGGCCAACATCCACATCCTGCCCAGCGGCGACGTCAAGATCATGGACTTCGGCCTGGCCCGCTTCGGCACCTCGGAGCTGACCGCCACCGGCACCACCCTTGGCACCCCCAATTACATGTCGCCGGAGCAGGTGCGGGGGCACAAGGCGGACGCGCGCTCCGACATCTTTTCCCTGGGCGCGGTCTTCTATGAGCTCCTCACCCAGCACAAGGCCTTCGACGCAGAGTCCCTTCACTCCGTCCTCTTCCAGGTGGCGGAGAGCGATCCCCTCCCCGTCCGGCATTGGACGCCCGACACTCCCGAGATCCTCGTGCGGCTGCTGGAGAGGGCGCTGGCCAAGGATCCCGCCCTGCGTTTCCGGCACGCGGGCGAGATGAGGGAGGCGCTGCGCATCGCGGACAAGGTGATTGCAGGCGAGCTGGACGAGGAGGAGGGGCTGTCCGCGCTCGAGCCCGTGGAAGCGGACGAGACCATCGTCGACCCCTCTCTCGGCACCCTGGTCAACGCTCCCGCGATGGCCCGCCCCGGGGAGGCGGCCCCCCCCGATCGGTCGGGCCGGGGCCCGGCCTCTCTCCGGCCAAGGACGCTCGGCGGCGCCCGCTCCGTCCGTACGGTCGCCCGCCCCCCTGGCCGACCCGGGCCGCGGTCGCAGAGGCCGATCCCCGCGCCCCCGGCCCGCTCACCCCTGCCCGTCTACCTCTTGGGGGGCGCTCTGATACTGCTTTTGGGAGCGGGGCTGCTCTTCCAATGGACCCGCAGCCAGGCCCCCCTGGCGACCCCGACTCCCGCACCGGAGATCTCCAAGCAGAAGGAGCAGGTGGACGCCCTCACGGAGGCCCTCGTCACCAGCCAGCTCGAGTTGGCCCAGGAAAGCCTCAAGGACAAGAACTTCGAGGGCGCGGTGGCCAGGGCGGAGGGCGCGCTCAAGTTCGATCCCCAGAACTTAGAGGCGAAGAAGATCGTGGATCGAGCCCAGACGACGCTGAAGGAGCTGGACGGCGCGGCGGCCGAGGCGCGGACGGCCTTCCAGGCCGGCGACACGGACAAGGCCTCGCAGGCCCTTTCCAAAGTATTGGCCATCAACCCCAACCATCCCGTGGCCGCCGAGATGGCCGCCCGGCTGAATCGCTACTTCAAGGTCCAGGCGGAGGACGCGCGGAAGTCCATGAGCGAATCCCGGACGGCGGCCGACCGGGCCCGGGCGGGTGGGCAGCCCGCTTTTGCCGAGGGCGTGGCCGCCGTGCGCGAGGGGGAGAAGCTGCTCGCCAAAGGGGAATTCGCGGTGGCCACCCGGAAGTATCTGGACGCCCGCGATGCCTTCGAGCGCGCCGGCCACGCGGCGGTGATCGCGCGGAACGTGCCGCCCCCGCCCCCGCCTCCACCCGCCCACGCGGGCACGCCCCCGCAAACCGTCCCCACCACCCTCGTCGCCTCCGTCCCCACCCTGCCTCCCGCCACCCTTGCCGGCCCCGGCGCGGGCGCCCACCCCCCCGTCCCGTCCAGCCAACCCGCGCCTCCGCCCGAAGAGCCGGCCATCCGCAGGGTCCTCGACGACTTCGAGCGGGCCGTCACGGCGAAGGACGTAACGCTCCTCAAAGCGGTGAAACCCAACCTCTCCCCGGAGGACGAGAAGCGCTTCCGGGAGATCTTCAAGTTGATCAAGTCCTACCAGGTGAGCGTCACCATCGCGGGAATTCAAATCGATGGCGCCCAGGCCAAGGTGCGCCTGGCCCGACGGGACACGATTGACGGCAAGGCCGTCAACTCCCAGCCCACGTTTGTGCTGATCAAGGGGCCGGGCGGCTGGACGATCCGCGACTTCGCCCAGTAG